The Desulfovibrio sp. Fe33 genome includes a window with the following:
- a CDS encoding aryl-sulfate sulfotransferase, whose product MLKLHRWHMALMLGISLIVLSSGAYAYESITGPTGVLCYDQAKAYQGYTLFDPTVASKTTYLIDMRGNIVHTWKSEYTAGLHSVLLPNGHLLRAGAVPKKPEVGYCGIGGAGGILEEFDWNGKKVWEYKMFTPNKEIQHHTFCRMPNGNTLILGWETLTNDEARKLGRNPLTIPTKPVVTKGVPHDRFWVDFVREVNREGETVWEWHIKDHIGTGPKQFDINYTLPMPLGEMYATYDWSHFNTVNYIPETDTVVLNSRNLSEFYFINHKTGEMEYRWGNPSAWDPNAKKPGYWDDGSQKMFGNHCATPLKNGHILVFDNGSERPQDRRSRAVEVDPKTGKVVWEFATRHTNSFNSHRQGAVQRLKNGNTLITSTHGGHLFEVTPEGEVVWEFISPIFGGKTKAVVNNDDAFPFNAHIDSMTNMVHRSYRYGEDYPAFYGKTLTPKGYIAGDDAPRFFRDYHAGAGFAAPAAAVKAAPAAKVAAPVEDEGGEASMAGY is encoded by the coding sequence GTGCTTAAACTGCATCGCTGGCATATGGCTCTGATGCTCGGGATCTCCCTGATCGTCCTGAGTTCCGGGGCGTATGCCTATGAATCCATCACCGGTCCCACCGGTGTGTTGTGCTACGACCAGGCCAAGGCCTACCAGGGATACACCCTGTTCGACCCCACGGTGGCCAGCAAGACCACCTATCTCATCGACATGCGTGGCAACATTGTTCACACATGGAAAAGCGAGTACACTGCGGGCCTGCATTCCGTGCTGCTGCCCAACGGCCATCTGCTGCGCGCGGGCGCCGTTCCCAAGAAGCCGGAAGTCGGCTACTGCGGCATCGGCGGCGCGGGCGGCATCCTCGAGGAGTTCGACTGGAACGGAAAGAAGGTATGGGAGTACAAGATGTTCACTCCCAACAAGGAGATTCAGCATCACACCTTCTGCCGTATGCCCAACGGCAACACCCTGATCCTTGGTTGGGAAACCCTGACCAATGACGAAGCCCGCAAGCTGGGCCGCAATCCCCTGACCATCCCCACCAAGCCCGTGGTCACCAAGGGCGTCCCCCACGACCGCTTCTGGGTCGACTTCGTCCGTGAGGTCAACCGTGAAGGCGAGACCGTGTGGGAGTGGCACATCAAGGATCATATCGGCACCGGTCCCAAGCAGTTCGACATCAACTACACCCTGCCCATGCCCCTGGGCGAGATGTACGCCACCTATGACTGGTCCCACTTCAACACCGTCAACTACATTCCCGAGACCGACACTGTTGTGCTGAATTCGCGCAACCTGTCCGAGTTCTACTTCATCAACCACAAGACCGGCGAGATGGAATACCGCTGGGGCAACCCCTCCGCCTGGGATCCCAACGCCAAGAAGCCCGGCTACTGGGATGACGGTTCCCAGAAGATGTTCGGCAACCACTGCGCCACCCCGTTGAAGAACGGCCACATCCTCGTCTTCGACAACGGTTCCGAGCGTCCCCAGGATCGCCGGTCCCGCGCCGTGGAAGTCGATCCCAAGACCGGCAAGGTCGTTTGGGAATTCGCCACCCGTCACACCAACAGCTTCAACTCTCACCGCCAGGGCGCCGTGCAGCGTCTGAAGAACGGCAACACCCTGATTACCTCCACCCACGGCGGCCATCTCTTCGAGGTCACTCCCGAGGGTGAGGTTGTCTGGGAATTCATCAGCCCCATCTTCGGCGGCAAGACCAAGGCCGTGGTCAACAACGACGACGCCTTCCCGTTCAACGCCCACATCGACTCCATGACCAACATGGTGCATCGCTCCTATCGTTATGGCGAGGATTACCCGGCGTTCTACGGCAAGACCCTGACTCCCAAGGGCTACATCGCCGGTGACGACGCTCCGCGTTTCTTCCGCGATTACCATGCGGGCGCAGGCTTCGCCGCTCCCGCCGCCGCAGTCAAGGCCGCTCCGGCAGCCAAGGTTGCCGCTCCGGTGGAAGACGAAGGTGGCGAAGCGAGCATGGCCGGCTATTAG
- a CDS encoding aryl-sulfate sulfotransferase produces MKRREFITGAAVAAAAALINPMKALSFPTVFPHGTTIYNPEKCFNGYTVFGTEVESEGTVLIDMNGNVVRQWKDVCQAEHPPKMLKGGFLAGTKRPSPDKKGRVWQDPSSTDLVVLDWNGKVVRSVPRAGMHHDYQFEGNPVGYYVPGMPLDNYQGKMLILSHKFTHNQFISDKELYDDYIVELDAKGNVIWEWLGAEHFDEMEFPLEFKKTMYKYPTYSMTRTPGRKGGDWIHVNAASYLGPNKWWDEDKEKYSVFNPENIIISCRQINTSFIIEKKTGKIVWQLGPEYYRDSMWEFGGKQYKRALSKLGQIIGQHHTHMIPKGLPGEGNILVYDNGGYGGYGERNPGAPLGWSDARRDYSRVIEFDPRTLEVVWEHSAKQMGMRNKYQFYSDYVSSAQRLPNGNTMITNGAVGQFQEVTPDHEIVWEYISPYYTKNGNYNLVYRAMRVPYDYVPQLKTPKEIKVTPPDNTTFRVQAG; encoded by the coding sequence ATGAAAAGACGTGAGTTTATCACCGGCGCGGCCGTGGCAGCCGCAGCGGCGCTGATAAATCCGATGAAGGCTCTGTCCTTCCCCACGGTTTTCCCCCATGGGACCACTATCTACAACCCCGAGAAGTGCTTTAACGGCTACACCGTGTTCGGCACCGAAGTCGAGTCCGAGGGAACCGTCCTCATCGACATGAACGGCAACGTGGTCCGCCAGTGGAAGGACGTCTGCCAGGCCGAACATCCGCCCAAGATGCTCAAGGGCGGCTTCCTGGCCGGTACCAAGCGCCCCTCTCCCGACAAGAAGGGCCGTGTCTGGCAGGATCCCTCTTCCACCGACCTGGTGGTTCTGGATTGGAACGGCAAGGTCGTCCGGTCCGTGCCCAGGGCGGGTATGCACCACGACTACCAGTTCGAGGGCAACCCGGTGGGCTACTATGTGCCGGGAATGCCGCTGGACAACTACCAGGGCAAGATGCTCATCCTGTCGCACAAGTTCACGCACAACCAGTTCATCTCCGACAAGGAGCTTTACGACGACTATATCGTCGAGCTGGACGCCAAGGGCAACGTGATCTGGGAGTGGCTCGGCGCCGAGCACTTCGACGAGATGGAATTCCCGCTGGAGTTCAAGAAGACCATGTACAAGTACCCGACCTACTCCATGACCCGTACCCCGGGCCGGAAGGGCGGCGACTGGATTCATGTCAACGCCGCTTCCTACCTCGGCCCGAACAAGTGGTGGGACGAGGACAAGGAGAAGTACTCGGTCTTCAATCCGGAGAACATCATCATCTCCTGCCGCCAGATCAACACCAGCTTCATCATCGAGAAGAAGACCGGCAAGATCGTCTGGCAGCTCGGCCCCGAATACTACCGCGATTCCATGTGGGAATTCGGCGGCAAGCAGTACAAGCGCGCCCTGTCCAAGCTCGGACAGATCATCGGCCAGCACCACACCCACATGATCCCCAAGGGTCTGCCGGGCGAGGGCAACATCCTGGTCTATGACAACGGCGGCTACGGCGGCTACGGCGAACGCAACCCGGGCGCGCCCCTGGGCTGGTCCGACGCCCGCCGGGACTACTCCCGCGTCATCGAGTTCGACCCGCGCACCCTCGAAGTGGTCTGGGAGCACTCGGCCAAGCAGATGGGTATGCGCAACAAGTACCAGTTCTACTCCGACTACGTGTCCTCGGCTCAGCGTCTGCCCAACGGCAACACGATGATCACCAACGGCGCGGTGGGTCAGTTCCAGGAAGTGACCCCGGATCACGAAATCGTCTGGGAATACATCAGCCCGTACTACACCAAGAACGGCAATTACAACCTGGTCTACCGTGCCATGCGCGTGCCGTATGACTACGTGCCGCAGCTCAAGACTCCCAAGGAGATCAAGGTCACGCCTCCGGACAACACCACCTTCCGGGTCCAGGCCGGCTAA
- a CDS encoding ComEA family DNA-binding protein — MKKLIITLCLAAMCIVFAGTAFAQDGIVSFNTASVEEIMAIEDIDIPEDLAKAIVDYRKANGAFKSAEDMLKVPGMTQDFMEELNPQVTEDGDVVFDPDAEPALAPSKC, encoded by the coding sequence ATGAAAAAGCTCATCATTACCCTCTGCCTGGCGGCCATGTGCATAGTCTTCGCCGGTACGGCCTTTGCCCAGGACGGCATTGTCAGCTTCAACACCGCCTCGGTCGAAGAGATCATGGCCATTGAGGACATCGACATTCCCGAGGATCTGGCCAAGGCCATTGTCGACTACCGCAAGGCCAACGGCGCTTTCAAGTCCGCCGAGGACATGCTCAAGGTTCCCGGCATGACGCAGGATTTCATGGAAGAACTCAACCCGCAGGTCACTGAAGACGGCGACGTGGTCTTCGACCCGGACGCCGAGCCCGCGCTCGCTCCGTCCAAGTGCTAA
- a CDS encoding cation:proton antiporter domain-containing protein, which translates to MGLATDIILIIVFAFFCGLAAQRVGQPIILGYILAGVLLGPHTGGLTVAGVHDIELLAEIGIALLLFALGLEFSFKDLRPVKLVALIGTPLQMLLTIALGFAAGQYMDLGWKASLWLGALASFSSTMVLLKTLMNQGWLGTLSSKVMIGMLIVQDLAVVPMMVILPELNDPVVGLPKLGFAALKAGLFITAMIVLGTRLLPWLMAHIARLGSRELFLLAIAAIGLGVGYVTYLAGLSFAFGAFVAGMVLSESDFGHQALSDIIPLRDIFGLLFFSSVGMLFDPMFLVDNFRQVFWLLIFLCVGKGIVFAILARVFRYRNVVPLAVGLGLFQIGEFSFVLARLGVSTGSIDQDLYALILTVTIISMVLTPIVSGQTARLYALRKRWFSHEELESTNMPKEGLGGHVVILGAGRVGLQIAQILKRFDLTHVVVELDHRRFEQAKKAGIPAVYGDASQEIVLEAAGLRNAAQLIVTIPDLVTTRAIIQNAKHDNPDLDIIARSTNREHLHDMKELGADEAVLPELEASLEMSRQSLLRLSKSPVEIQRHTDRIRQEFYSVLADSSDDYRELIQFRGAEQQFDLQWVKLPASSSLVGKSLGESNIRKATGASVVGVVRKGQLKTNPDAAYILEAGDLVAFIGSDEDRSRFCDLSRPDAAVAADCVA; encoded by the coding sequence ATGGGCTTGGCCACGGACATCATTCTCATCATTGTCTTCGCCTTTTTCTGCGGGCTTGCGGCCCAGCGGGTCGGGCAGCCGATCATTCTCGGCTACATCCTGGCCGGTGTCCTGCTCGGCCCGCACACCGGCGGGCTGACCGTTGCCGGGGTGCATGATATCGAGCTGCTGGCCGAAATAGGCATCGCGCTTCTTCTTTTCGCCCTGGGATTGGAATTTTCTTTTAAGGACCTGAGGCCGGTCAAACTGGTGGCCCTCATAGGGACGCCATTGCAGATGCTATTGACCATAGCGCTGGGGTTCGCGGCGGGGCAATACATGGACCTCGGCTGGAAAGCGTCCCTGTGGCTTGGCGCGCTGGCCTCCTTTTCGAGCACCATGGTCCTGCTCAAGACGCTCATGAACCAGGGGTGGCTGGGAACCCTGTCCTCCAAGGTCATGATCGGGATGCTCATCGTACAGGACCTGGCCGTCGTGCCCATGATGGTCATTTTGCCCGAACTCAACGACCCGGTGGTGGGACTGCCCAAGCTCGGCTTCGCGGCCCTCAAGGCCGGACTGTTCATCACGGCCATGATCGTTCTCGGTACGCGCCTGCTCCCGTGGCTCATGGCCCACATCGCCCGGCTCGGCTCGCGGGAGCTGTTCCTGCTGGCCATTGCGGCCATCGGCCTGGGCGTTGGCTACGTGACCTACCTGGCTGGGCTGTCTTTTGCTTTCGGAGCGTTCGTGGCGGGCATGGTCTTGAGCGAATCGGATTTCGGCCACCAGGCGTTGAGCGACATCATCCCGTTGCGCGACATCTTCGGACTGCTCTTCTTTTCCTCGGTGGGAATGCTCTTCGATCCCATGTTCCTGGTCGACAATTTCCGGCAGGTCTTCTGGCTGCTGATTTTCCTCTGCGTGGGCAAAGGGATCGTTTTCGCCATCCTTGCCCGGGTCTTCCGCTACCGCAACGTGGTCCCGCTGGCCGTGGGCCTTGGGCTTTTCCAGATCGGCGAATTTTCTTTCGTTCTGGCCCGTCTCGGAGTGTCCACAGGCTCCATCGACCAGGACCTCTACGCGCTGATCCTTACCGTGACCATCATCTCCATGGTCCTGACTCCCATCGTGTCCGGGCAGACCGCCCGGCTCTACGCCCTGCGCAAGCGGTGGTTCTCCCATGAGGAGCTCGAATCCACCAACATGCCCAAGGAGGGATTGGGCGGCCACGTCGTCATCCTCGGAGCGGGCCGCGTGGGGTTGCAGATCGCCCAGATTCTCAAGCGGTTCGACTTGACTCATGTGGTGGTGGAGCTGGATCACCGCCGGTTCGAGCAGGCCAAGAAGGCGGGCATTCCGGCCGTGTACGGCGACGCCAGCCAGGAGATCGTTCTCGAGGCAGCGGGGCTGCGCAACGCGGCCCAGCTCATCGTCACGATTCCCGATCTGGTGACGACGCGGGCCATCATCCAGAACGCAAAGCACGACAACCCCGACCTGGACATTATCGCCCGGTCCACCAATCGCGAGCATCTCCACGACATGAAGGAGCTTGGAGCAGACGAGGCCGTGCTCCCGGAACTGGAAGCGAGCCTGGAAATGTCCCGGCAGTCGCTCTTGCGCCTGAGCAAATCGCCCGTGGAAATTCAACGGCATACGGACCGCATCCGTCAGGAGTTCTATTCCGTGCTGGCCGATTCCAGCGACGATTATCGGGAGCTTATCCAGTTCCGCGGCGCGGAGCAGCAGTTCGACCTGCAATGGGTCAAGTTGCCCGCGTCCAGTTCCCTGGTCGGCAAATCCCTCGGCGAGAGCAATATCCGGAAGGCCACGGGCGCGTCCGTGGTGGGCGTGGTCCGCAAGGGACAGCTCAAGACCAATCCCGACGCCGCCTACATCCTCGAAGCCGGGGACCTTGTCGCGTTCATCGGCAGCGACGAGGACCGTTCGCGCTTCTGCGATCTGTCCCGTCCCGATGCGGCGGTAGCGGCCGATTGCGTGGCCTGA
- a CDS encoding N-acyl-D-amino-acid deacylase family protein: MSIRIDNARIIDGSGEPSTPGGVRVENGLITHVGTDLPEADETIDAKGRVVCPGFIDTHSHSDLVVMEAPFILPKIRQGVTTEILGQDGISMAPLPHEHIQAWRRNLGGLEGESDTLDWGWQTTEGYLNRLERSGVGTNVCYLAPHGNVRMEAMGLDDLKAGPEDLRRLQAVLRRELEAGAFGLSTGLIYPPCTYADKAEMEALCSVAAEFGRPLVIHQRSEADTILESMAEVLDIARNTGVHIHFSHFKICGKNNADKFERVLGLLDQAADEGLKVTMDQYPYVAGSTMLGAILPPWAHAGGTDRLLERLADESARAGMLRDIREGIVGWDNFVAFAGVDGIFVTSVRTEANRDAVGKTLVELGEMRGKPPLEAALDLLLQEENAVGMVDFYGLEEHVKAFMARPEMNVCTDGLLGGTPHPRTYGAFPRVLGKYVREEQVMPLETAVRKMTGKPAETFGIDRRGLLKPGHHADIVLFDPDTVRDRGTYTEPRQHPTGIDLVMINGVIVHGDGATDNPTPPGKVLRPGE, from the coding sequence ATGAGCATACGCATAGACAACGCCCGCATCATCGACGGCTCAGGCGAGCCGTCGACGCCGGGCGGCGTCCGCGTCGAGAACGGCCTCATCACCCACGTGGGAACGGACCTGCCCGAGGCGGACGAAACCATCGACGCCAAGGGGCGCGTGGTCTGCCCGGGCTTCATCGACACCCACTCCCACTCGGACCTGGTGGTCATGGAGGCTCCCTTCATCCTGCCCAAAATCCGGCAGGGCGTGACGACCGAAATACTCGGCCAGGACGGCATCTCCATGGCCCCCCTGCCGCATGAGCACATCCAGGCGTGGCGCAGGAACCTCGGCGGCCTCGAAGGCGAATCCGACACACTGGACTGGGGCTGGCAAACGACGGAAGGCTACCTGAACCGCCTCGAACGAAGCGGCGTGGGAACCAACGTCTGCTATCTCGCCCCTCACGGCAACGTGCGCATGGAGGCAATGGGACTGGACGACCTCAAGGCCGGGCCGGAAGACCTTCGCCGTCTCCAGGCCGTGCTTCGGCGCGAGTTGGAGGCGGGCGCGTTCGGCCTGTCCACCGGGCTCATCTATCCGCCCTGCACCTACGCGGACAAGGCCGAGATGGAAGCCCTCTGCTCGGTTGCCGCCGAGTTCGGCCGCCCGCTGGTCATCCACCAGCGCAGCGAGGCCGACACCATCCTGGAATCCATGGCCGAAGTGCTGGACATCGCCCGAAACACCGGGGTCCACATCCACTTCTCCCACTTCAAGATCTGCGGCAAAAACAACGCGGACAAGTTCGAGCGCGTACTCGGGTTGCTCGACCAGGCCGCCGACGAAGGGCTGAAGGTCACCATGGACCAGTACCCCTATGTGGCCGGGTCCACCATGCTCGGGGCCATCCTACCCCCCTGGGCGCACGCCGGGGGCACGGACAGGCTCCTGGAACGGCTGGCCGACGAATCGGCCCGCGCCGGAATGCTCCGCGACATCCGCGAGGGCATTGTCGGCTGGGACAACTTCGTGGCATTCGCGGGCGTGGACGGCATCTTCGTCACCAGCGTGCGCACCGAGGCCAACCGCGACGCCGTCGGCAAAACCCTGGTGGAGCTCGGCGAGATGCGCGGCAAGCCGCCCCTCGAAGCGGCCCTCGACCTCCTGCTCCAGGAGGAAAACGCGGTGGGCATGGTCGACTTCTACGGGCTTGAAGAACACGTCAAGGCGTTCATGGCCCGTCCGGAAATGAACGTCTGCACCGACGGTCTGCTCGGCGGCACGCCCCACCCGCGCACCTATGGGGCGTTCCCCAGGGTGCTCGGAAAGTATGTGCGCGAGGAACAGGTCATGCCCCTCGAAACCGCCGTCCGCAAGATGACCGGCAAACCCGCCGAGACCTTCGGCATCGACAGGCGCGGCCTGCTCAAGCCGGGCCATCACGCCGACATCGTCCTCTTCGATCCGGACACCGTGCGCGACCGGGGCACCTACACCGAGCCTCGCCAACATCCGACCGGCATCGACCTTGTCATGATAAACGGCGTCATCGTCCACGGCGACGGCGCGACCGACAATCCCACTCCTCCCGGCAAGGTCCTCCGGCCGGGCGAATAA
- a CDS encoding YgeY family selenium metabolism-linked hydrolase: MSNKDKYCNLSVALCQELVSLPSVSGEEGDVAKALAAAMEANGFHRVTVDRYGNVVGRIKGDKPGPCVLFDGHMDVVPVPDPSAWTQSPFGGDIVDGKVYGRGTSDMKGALSAMVGAAAWFAKETKGKFAGEICVAGVVQEELFEGIAAREISAEVKPDFVIIGEASELNLKIGQRGRAEIVVETMGVPAHSANPDKGVNAVHLMTDLIREIDKIEAPEQPVLGKGICVLTDIKSTPYPGSSVVPSGCRATYDRRLLVGETPESVLAPFNEAIGRLSEANPDFKAKVYFAKGKEKCYTGVHIQGERFFPGWLYDADAPFVAAALAGLEEAGLAPGLSHYSFCTNGSHYAGEAGIRTLGYGPSRENLAHTIDEHIEVDQLHKVTAGYKAIIEALLRCE; this comes from the coding sequence ATGTCCAACAAGGATAAGTACTGCAATCTGAGCGTGGCGCTGTGCCAGGAGCTGGTCTCCCTGCCCAGCGTCTCCGGCGAGGAAGGCGACGTCGCAAAGGCCCTGGCCGCCGCCATGGAGGCCAACGGATTCCACCGCGTCACGGTGGACCGCTACGGCAACGTCGTCGGCCGCATCAAGGGCGACAAACCCGGCCCGTGCGTCCTCTTCGACGGACACATGGATGTGGTCCCCGTGCCCGATCCTTCCGCCTGGACCCAGTCCCCCTTCGGCGGAGACATCGTGGACGGCAAGGTCTACGGCCGGGGCACGTCCGACATGAAGGGCGCCCTGTCCGCCATGGTCGGGGCCGCGGCATGGTTCGCCAAGGAAACCAAGGGCAAGTTCGCAGGGGAAATCTGCGTGGCGGGCGTGGTCCAAGAGGAGCTTTTCGAGGGCATCGCCGCCCGCGAAATCTCCGCCGAGGTCAAGCCCGACTTCGTCATCATCGGCGAGGCTTCCGAGCTGAACCTCAAGATCGGCCAAAGGGGCCGCGCCGAAATAGTGGTCGAGACCATGGGCGTCCCGGCCCACTCGGCCAACCCCGACAAGGGCGTCAACGCCGTCCACCTGATGACCGACCTGATCCGAGAGATCGACAAGATCGAAGCGCCCGAGCAACCCGTGCTCGGCAAGGGCATCTGCGTGCTTACGGACATCAAGTCCACCCCCTACCCCGGCTCGTCCGTGGTGCCCAGCGGCTGCCGGGCCACCTACGACCGCAGGCTCCTGGTGGGCGAGACCCCGGAATCGGTCCTGGCCCCGTTCAACGAGGCCATCGGCAGGCTCTCCGAGGCCAACCCGGACTTCAAGGCCAAGGTCTACTTCGCCAAGGGCAAGGAGAAATGCTACACGGGCGTGCACATCCAGGGCGAACGGTTCTTCCCCGGCTGGCTCTACGACGCCGACGCCCCCTTCGTGGCCGCCGCCCTGGCCGGACTCGAAGAGGCGGGCCTCGCTCCGGGATTGTCCCATTACTCCTTCTGCACCAACGGCAGCCACTATGCGGGCGAGGCGGGAATCCGCACGCTGGGCTACGGCCCTTCCCGCGAAAACCTGGCGCACACCATCGACGAACACATCGAAGTGGACCAACTGCACAAGGTGACCGCAGGCTACAAGGCCATCATCGAAGCCTTGCTTCGGTGCGAGTAA
- a CDS encoding pyridoxal-phosphate dependent enzyme, with translation MLDLTINPQGLESAVACAREKNIIIPTLEQMCHPERIPASIKEKLDNLGLWDLDPLNLFRITWKNEPTASGGEYGGVNHIELPSSLTGVPARIVMLVGKWFPTGAHKVGAAFGCLAPRLVTGQFDPRRQKAVWPSTGNYCRGGAYDSNLLGCESIAILPEGMSQERFDWLSKVAGETIKTPGSESNVKEIFDKCWELRNSGDDIMIFNQFDDMGNYLWHYTVTGRAMAELIDSLTDEAQKRFRGVVLSTGSGGTLASGDYLKQQFPHLKVAACEALQCPTLLNNGFGAHRIEGIGDKHVPWVHNVRNTDMAIAVDDEVPMDLIRLFNEPAGIETLKAQGVPAEIAENLKMLGISSVANMISAVKFAKYYELGEDDIVLSVATDSMEMYQSRLAELTAERGDYDADDAAYSRGVLASTTIDNMLELGYYDRKRIHNLKYYTWIEQQGMAFEDIQAQWYDEHYWENIQKLAPEVDRLINEFNARTGLLEG, from the coding sequence ATGCTTGACCTGACCATCAACCCGCAGGGCCTGGAAAGCGCCGTGGCCTGCGCCCGCGAAAAGAATATCATCATCCCCACCCTGGAGCAGATGTGCCACCCCGAAAGAATTCCGGCCTCCATCAAGGAAAAGCTCGACAACCTCGGCCTGTGGGACCTTGATCCGCTCAACCTCTTCCGCATCACCTGGAAAAACGAGCCCACGGCCAGCGGAGGCGAATACGGCGGCGTCAACCACATCGAGCTGCCCTCCTCCCTGACCGGCGTGCCCGCGCGCATCGTCATGCTGGTGGGCAAGTGGTTCCCCACCGGCGCTCACAAGGTCGGCGCGGCCTTCGGCTGCCTGGCCCCGCGCCTCGTCACCGGCCAGTTCGACCCGCGCAGGCAGAAGGCCGTCTGGCCCTCCACGGGCAACTACTGCCGGGGCGGCGCATACGACTCCAACCTGCTCGGCTGCGAGTCCATCGCCATCCTGCCCGAAGGCATGAGCCAGGAGCGGTTCGACTGGCTTTCCAAGGTGGCCGGAGAGACCATCAAGACCCCCGGCTCCGAATCCAACGTCAAGGAAATCTTCGACAAGTGCTGGGAACTGCGCAATTCCGGCGACGATATCATGATCTTCAACCAGTTCGACGACATGGGCAACTACCTGTGGCACTACACCGTCACCGGCCGCGCCATGGCCGAACTCATCGACAGCCTGACCGACGAAGCCCAAAAGCGGTTCAGGGGCGTGGTCCTGTCTACCGGCTCGGGCGGCACCCTGGCCAGCGGCGACTATCTCAAGCAGCAGTTCCCCCACCTCAAGGTGGCCGCCTGCGAGGCGCTGCAATGCCCCACCCTGCTCAACAACGGATTCGGCGCGCACCGCATCGAGGGCATCGGCGACAAGCACGTGCCCTGGGTCCACAACGTGCGCAACACCGACATGGCCATAGCCGTGGACGACGAAGTCCCCATGGACCTCATCCGCCTGTTCAACGAACCGGCAGGCATCGAGACCCTCAAGGCCCAGGGCGTCCCGGCAGAGATCGCCGAAAACCTGAAGATGCTCGGCATATCCTCGGTCGCCAACATGATCTCCGCCGTCAAGTTCGCCAAATACTATGAACTGGGCGAGGACGACATCGTCCTGTCCGTGGCCACGGACTCCATGGAGATGTACCAGAGCCGCCTGGCCGAACTGACCGCCGAGCGCGGTGATTACGACGCCGACGACGCCGCGTACTCGCGCGGAGTGCTGGCCTCCACCACCATCGACAACATGCTGGAGCTGGGCTACTACGACAGGAAGCGCATCCACAACCTCAAGTACTACACCTGGATCGAGCAGCAGGGCATGGCCTTCGAGGACATCCAGGCCCAGTGGTACGACGAGCATTACTGGGAGAACATCCAGAAGCTCGCCCCCGAAGTGGACAGGCTCATCAACGAATTCAACGCCCGGACCGGCCTGCTTGAAGGCTAG
- the thrC gene encoding threonine synthase, whose translation MNKTTRPDHVTGMRCTLCGKTYLPGETGYVCPDHGNEGILDIEYDYDAIGRRISPDSLAKDKTCTQWRYRALLPVLPDTPAPAAAVGWTPLYEARRLADSLGLDTLYVKDDSRQPTGSLKDRASSLAVMKAREAGASMITTASTGNAAAALAGMCAADGMPCTIFVPRSAPRAKVAQLLAYGARVFLVDGTYDDAFELCLSAAAEFGWYNRNTGFNPYMAEGKKTAAYEICEQLDWQCPDAVFVGVGDGCIISGLHKGFLDMYRLGWIDRLPRLMGVQAEGSDFLFRCWEQGGDPATFPAIRANTVADSISAGLPRDRVKAMRSVTETGGAFLRVSDEAILSAIPELARSTGVFAEPAGAAPLAGLHAALEQGLAGRDSACVLLVTGSGLKDVDSTIKACGAAPAVIAPTLEALEAALNDQES comes from the coding sequence ATGAACAAGACAACACGGCCCGATCACGTCACGGGAATGCGCTGCACCCTCTGCGGCAAGACCTATCTCCCCGGAGAAACCGGCTACGTCTGCCCGGACCACGGCAACGAGGGCATCCTGGACATCGAATACGACTACGACGCCATCGGGCGGCGAATTTCCCCGGACAGCCTCGCCAAGGACAAGACCTGCACGCAGTGGCGCTACCGCGCGCTTCTGCCGGTTCTGCCCGATACCCCGGCCCCGGCCGCCGCCGTGGGCTGGACCCCTCTCTACGAAGCCCGCCGCCTGGCCGATTCCCTGGGCCTCGACACTCTCTACGTCAAGGACGACTCCCGCCAGCCCACCGGCTCCCTCAAGGACCGGGCCAGCTCGCTCGCCGTGATGAAGGCGCGCGAGGCCGGGGCCTCCATGATAACCACCGCATCCACCGGCAACGCGGCCGCCGCCCTGGCGGGCATGTGCGCCGCCGACGGTATGCCGTGCACCATCTTCGTGCCCCGCTCGGCCCCCAGGGCCAAGGTTGCGCAGCTCCTGGCCTACGGGGCGAGGGTCTTTCTGGTGGACGGCACCTATGACGACGCCTTCGAGCTCTGCCTTTCCGCCGCCGCCGAGTTCGGCTGGTACAACCGCAACACCGGCTTCAACCCCTACATGGCCGAAGGCAAGAAAACCGCGGCCTACGAAATCTGCGAGCAATTGGACTGGCAGTGCCCGGACGCCGTGTTCGTGGGCGTGGGCGACGGCTGCATCATCTCCGGGCTGCACAAGGGATTTCTGGACATGTACCGGCTCGGCTGGATCGACCGCCTGCCCCGGCTCATGGGCGTCCAGGCCGAAGGCAGCGATTTTCTGTTCCGGTGCTGGGAGCAAGGTGGTGATCCGGCGACCTTTCCGGCCATCCGGGCCAACACCGTGGCCGACTCCATCTCGGCGGGCCTGCCCCGCGACCGGGTGAAGGCCATGAGAAGCGTGACCGAGACGGGCGGGGCGTTCTTGCGCGTGTCCGACGAGGCCATTCTCTCGGCCATACCCGAACTGGCCCGAAGCACCGGCGTTTTCGCCGAGCCCGCCGGGGCCGCGCCCCTGGCCGGTCTGCACGCCGCCCTGGAGCAGGGACTGGCGGGCCGCGACTCCGCCTGCGTGCTCCTCGTCACCGGCTCCGGCCTGAAGGACGTGGACTCGACCATAAAGGCGTGCGGCGCGGCACCGGCGGTCATCGCCCCGACCCTGGAAGCTCTCGAAGCAGCACTGAACGACCAAGAATCCTAA